In Halarcobacter mediterraneus, the genomic stretch TTTGAATAGCATCCGTACTTTCTATACTTTGTTTATATGCATATCCACTTTGTACATCGCCTAAATAAATAGCTCCAACATTTGCATCTAATAATGAAATTAAAGAATTATTACCAGAACTATCAATACTCCAAATTTTTAATTTATCAAAGATTGAATCATTTTCATCAATAAAACTATTATTATCTTCATCATACATAGCAAGTTCTTTAAAGCCATAATTTGTTTGAGGTCCAAAAAGCTCTTTACCATTGTCAATTTTTCCATTCTCATTTTTATCAAGAGCTAAGAAACCTGCTCCATGCTTCAAATAAGGAATCATTTCAGTCTCTCCATCACTATCTAAATCAAAGGCAAACCTGAAAGGACTGATATTATCAAAAGGGTTTATATCTTCATCAAAATTAACAACTAAAGGATCAACAAAACGTTCATCTCCAATTATCATACGACTACTTTTTGATTCATATAATTCTTGTGAAAAGGATAAGTCTATACTCATTTCATAACTTTTATTAGGAGTTTGAAATTTAATTGAAGCAGAAAACTCTACACTTTGTTTGTGATAGTATGATTCTTTTGTATCAAAAGTCATTGCTTTTAGTTCTCGTGTAGGAAGCTGTTCAGCTTTTTCATAAGGGTTTGAAGGAAGAGTTGACTTAAACATATCTTCTTTTAGACTAACAGGGGATTTTTTATTTGGATATAAAGAAATCTCATCTTCATTATAAAGTCGTTCAAGTAGTTTCTCAATAATAGCTTTTTTTATCCTGTCTTCTAAGCTTAGATTATCTTCATAATTATAAACTACCCTTTCATACTGAATACTTGAAGTATATGAATATTGAAAATCTAAAGAAAATGCCTCATTTCTGTTAGTTTGGGATTCCTCATTTTGATTTTCATATCCATAATGTAACTGTACATTTGTACTTGACTTATGTTCAAAAGTGAATTTTGACTCTGAATAAAGACCTACTTGTGAATTTTCTACAATCATAATTTATCCTTTTTAAACTAATAATAAGAATTGTATCATATAATTTAAAAATTATCAAAATTATTTATTTAAAAAGAAATAATGAAAGTAAAATATTGAATATTATATAAAAATATAAAAATATAAAAACTAGAAGAAACTTCTAGTTTTTATAAGCTATTGCATCTACCTCAACTAAAACATTTTTTGGTAAAGTTTTTACTGCAACAGTTGATCTAGCAGGTGCTGTTTCAGCTTTAAAGTATTCTGAATATACTTCATTAAATGTTGCAAAATTATCCATATCAGATAAATAACAAGTTGTTTTTAAAACATTTTCATATGAACTTCCTGCTTCTTCTAATACAGCTTTTAAATTTTCCATAACCTGTTTACTTTGTTCTACTATTCCACCTTCAACTAATTCCATTGTTTCAGGAACTAATGCAATTTGACCAGATGTAAATACTAAATTATCTAAAGATGTACCTTGATTGTATGGTCCAATTGCACTTGGGGCTTTATTTGTTGATACTATTTTTTTCATTTATAATCCTTTGTAAAAATTGAGGAGATTATACTTTTATTTTTCTAAAGGAAAGAATAACTCTATATCTTTTTTGATATGAGATAAAGTGTTATTATCTAATTTTAAGCCTTTATATTTCAAAGCTGCATTAACAATAGCCTTAGAATAAGCAAGAACTTTTTCATCATTTAAATACTTATCAACAGCTACCCATTTAGCATCAATTATTTCATCAGTATCTAGGATATTGATTTTATGGCTTAATGGTTTTGCTAAACACAGAATATAAAGATTTGATTTATGAAATTGATGAGGATAAAAATGTCCTAAGGAAATTATTGATTCAAACTCTACGTCTATACCTGTTTCTTCGTAAACTTCTCGTACTACAGCTGTTGAAATTTGCTCAGCATTATCAATATGTCCTCCAGGAAGTTTATATCCAATTGTAGATATTTTTTCTTTTATTACAAGTAATTCATCTTTTTCATTTATAACTACAGCTCCTACACCTAAAGTATGATTTGCTGCGGTAGGAACAATTGCATTTTCCTTTAGTCTTTTTACCAATAAAACATAATCTTCATCGCAAGAATGAAAGAAAAAACCATATTTAACACATACTGGAATAAAATCTGATTTTTCTATAGGAACATATATCCAAATAAGGTTTCTTCTTTTTTCTATTTCTTTTATTAAAAGTTCAAGATTAAATTCAAAACTATCTTTTGCATTTGGTAGTTTATCTTTATTTATAGTAACTCCATTATAAGGGTCTAATATTAAAGTAAAACTTGCAATAGTTTCTACACCACAATTTTGTAAGATTTTAATTCCTTTATATAAATATTTTAATGACTCAAAATTTCATTTAAAAAGATTTTTGCTCTTTGACTTTTTGGATTTTGAAAAAACTTTTCAGGAGTATTTTCCTCTACTATTTCGCCTTTATCCATAAAAACTACTCTATTTGATACTTCTTTTGCAAAACCCATTTCATGAGTTACACAAACAATTGTATAATTTTCTTTTGCCAATTGCTTCATAACAGAAAGAACATCACCAATAGTTTCAGGATCCAAAGCAGAAGTAGGTTCGTCAAAAAGTATAACCTTAGGTTTCATGGCCAAAGTTCTTGCAATAGCTACTCTTTGTTTTTGTCCTCCACTTAAATCTGAAGGATAAGATAATATTTTTTCTTCTAATTTTACTTTTCTTAACAATTCTTTTGCAAATTCTTTAGAAATTTCTTTTTTCTCTTTCTTTACAAGCATAGGAGCTAAAGTAATATTTTCCAAAATTGTTAAATGAGGAAATAAATTAAAATGTTGAAATACCATTCCAACTTCTTTTCTTATTTTTTGTAAACTATTTTTATTTTTATAAATATCAATATTGTCTATAATAATTTGACCCGAGTCTATTTCTTCAAGTCCATTTAGACATCTAATCAAAGTTGATTTTCCAGAACCTGAAGGTCCACAAACAACAACAATTTCTCCTCTTTTCACAGAAAAATTTATATTTTTCAAGACATGAAAATCATCAAAGTACTTATTAACTTCTTTTATAGTTATAAAATTACTGATACTAATACCTTTTTTTACTTATTATTTAATCTTTTTTAGACCAATATCCAGCAAGTATTGAACCTGATATATTATGCCAAATACTAAAAATAGCTCCAGGTAAAGCACTTAAAGGAGTAAAGTATTTCATTGCTAAAGCAACAGCTAAACCTGAATTTTGCATTCCAACTTCTATAGCAACAGTTTTACACTCTTTTTTACTATAACCTAATAGTTTTGATATATAAAAACCACCAAATAAACCTAATAAATTATGTAAAATAATTCCTAAAAATAGTGTTACAGCTACAGTTCCTATTTTACTTTGATTTAGTCCAACAACTATTCCAACAATAAAAACAATTGAAAGAATAGAAAGAAAAGCAAAAAGATCTTCTCTTTTTTCAATATGCTTATTGAAAAAATGGTTTATTATAACTCCAATAACAACTGGAATAAAAACAATCTTTAAAATACTTAAAAGCATACTAAAAGCAGGAACTGGAACAGTCTGTCCCACATATAATAAAGTTAAATAAGGAGTTACAATAATTGATAAAAGAGTAGAAACAACAGTCATTGTAATAGATAAAGCAACATCAGCTTTTGCTAAGTATGCAATTACATTAGATGCTGTACCACCAGAAACAGCCCCAACTAATATCATTCCAATTAATAACTCAGTGGAAAAATCAAAAATAGTAGAAATACCAAAAGCAATGAAAGGCATTAATAAAAACTGTAAAAGAACTGTTACTGCAATAATCTTTGGACGCTTTAAAACTCTTTTAAAATCTTCTATTTTAAGAGTAACCCCCATACAAAACATAATCAAAATTAATAATGGAATTATCCAAGACTTAAAGCCACTCATTAAATCTGGTTGAAAATATGCAAAAACTGAAACAGCTATCGCCCATAAAGGGAATAATGTGGAAAAAGTTTTTATCATTTGTATCCTTCTTTTACTTGTAATTTAGTAAGAATTTTATCACAAATATTTATTATCTGTTCTTACTCATTTCTTGTAAGCTTAATTTTATATTCTATAGAAGTTAAAAAAAGTATCTTTTGTTATCTTTAAGGAAATAAGTATTGTAGATGAAGATATTAAATAAAATAAAAAAGAAAAAGGATTAATCCTTTTTCTCATATACTTTAAATTTCCAAGCTGGAGACTTAACTTTATCTCCCTCTTTTATCTCTTCATATTCTCTTTGCTCAAGTAAATCCCAAGAAGAAAAATCAATTTCTTTTAAGAAAGCATCTGCTTGACCTTCAAAATCAACTTCAGTTAAATACATTTTATCAACATAGTCAAACATAGTTTCATAGATATTTGCTCCACCAATTACAAATAATTCTTCTTCTGCATTTGCCCTTGCAAAATCTAAAGCTTTTTGAATATCATTAAATGTATAAACACCTTCTTGTTCAAACTCTCCTCTACTTAAGACAAGTGAAGTTCTATTAGGAAGAGGTTTTCCAATTGACTCAAAAGTTTTTCTTCCCATTAAAATATGGTGACCTGAAGTTATTTGTTTAAAGTTTTTAAAATCTTCACTTATATGCCAAAGCATTTGATTATTTAAACCAATTTCCCAGTTTTTTCCATAGGCTACTATCATTGATATTTTCATTTTTTGCCTTTTTTTATACAGCCATTTGTGCTTTGATTGGTTCATCACATATATAATCAACTAACTCAAAATCTTCCATTTTAAAATCATTTATATCTTTAATATCTGGATTAATTTTCATAGTTGGTTTTTTATGTGGTGTTCTACTAAGTTGTAAATTTACTTGTTCCATATGGTTTGAATAAATATGAGCATCGCCAAAAGTATGTACAAAATCCCCTACTTCTAAATCACAAACTTGTGCAATCATCATAGTTAATAAAGCATAAGAAGCGATATTAAAAGGTACTCCTAAAAATACATCTGCACTTCTTTGGTATAGTTGACAAGATAATTTTCCATTTGCCACATAAAACTGGAAAAAAGTATGACAAGGTGGAAGTGCCATATTATCTATCTCTGCTACATTCCAAGCATTTAAAATGATTCTTCTACTATCTGGATTATTTTTTATTTGTTCAATTACAGTTTCAAGCTGATCATGGGCTTTACCATCAGCTCCTATCCAAGATCTCCATTGACTTCCATATACAGGTCCAAGTTCTTTAATAGTATCTGTATTTGTATAACCTAAATCTTT encodes the following:
- the thyA gene encoding thymidylate synthase, with the protein product MKQYLDLLQHILDNGIKKEDRTGTGTTSVFGYQMRFDLSEGFPLVTTKKTHLKAIISELLWFIEGSTDERRLAEIHYGQCREDIIGKKTVWTANADAQGKDLGYTNTDTIKELGPVYGSQWRSWIGADGKAHDQLETVIEQIKNNPDSRRIILNAWNVAEIDNMALPPCHTFFQFYVANGKLSCQLYQRSADVFLGVPFNIASYALLTMMIAQVCDLEVGDFVHTFGDAHIYSNHMEQVNLQLSRTPHKKPTMKINPDIKDINDFKMEDFELVDYICDEPIKAQMAV
- a CDS encoding NUDIX hydrolase, with translation MKILQNCGVETIASFTLILDPYNGVTINKDKLPNAKDSFEFNLELLIKEIEKRRNLIWIYVPIEKSDFIPVCVKYGFFFHSCDEDYVLLVKRLKENAIVPTAANHTLGVGAVVINEKDELLVIKEKISTIGYKLPGGHIDNAEQISTAVVREVYEETGIDVEFESIISLGHFYPHQFHKSNLYILCLAKPLSHKINILDTDEIIDAKWVAVDKYLNDEKVLAYSKAIVNAALKYKGLKLDNNTLSHIKKDIELFFPLEK
- a CDS encoding amino acid ABC transporter ATP-binding protein; translated protein: MTIKEVNKYFDDFHVLKNINFSVKRGEIVVVCGPSGSGKSTLIRCLNGLEEIDSGQIIIDNIDIYKNKNSLQKIRKEVGMVFQHFNLFPHLTILENITLAPMLVKKEKKEISKEFAKELLRKVKLEEKILSYPSDLSGGQKQRVAIARTLAMKPKVILFDEPTSALDPETIGDVLSVMKQLAKENYTIVCVTHEMGFAKEVSNRVVFMDKGEIVEENTPEKFFQNPKSQRAKIFLNEILSH
- a CDS encoding bile acid:sodium symporter family protein; this encodes MIKTFSTLFPLWAIAVSVFAYFQPDLMSGFKSWIIPLLILIMFCMGVTLKIEDFKRVLKRPKIIAVTVLLQFLLMPFIAFGISTIFDFSTELLIGMILVGAVSGGTASNVIAYLAKADVALSITMTVVSTLLSIIVTPYLTLLYVGQTVPVPAFSMLLSILKIVFIPVVIGVIINHFFNKHIEKREDLFAFLSILSIVFIVGIVVGLNQSKIGTVAVTLFLGIILHNLLGLFGGFYISKLLGYSKKECKTVAIEVGMQNSGLAVALAMKYFTPLSALPGAIFSIWHNISGSILAGYWSKKD
- a CDS encoding dihydrofolate reductase, with the protein product MKISMIVAYGKNWEIGLNNQMLWHISEDFKNFKQITSGHHILMGRKTFESIGKPLPNRTSLVLSRGEFEQEGVYTFNDIQKALDFARANAEEELFVIGGANIYETMFDYVDKMYLTEVDFEGQADAFLKEIDFSSWDLLEQREYEEIKEGDKVKSPAWKFKVYEKKD
- a CDS encoding RidA family protein, encoding MKKIVSTNKAPSAIGPYNQGTSLDNLVFTSGQIALVPETMELVEGGIVEQSKQVMENLKAVLEEAGSSYENVLKTTCYLSDMDNFATFNEVYSEYFKAETAPARSTVAVKTLPKNVLVEVDAIAYKN